One region of Streptomyces sp. CG4 genomic DNA includes:
- the thrS gene encoding threonine--tRNA ligase, producing the protein MNDLHQLPDHRRLGRELDLFDTDPLMGAGLPYWLPDGAVVRHTLEEYIREAERRAGYRHVYSPALGKRDLYEISGHWDHYRDDMYPPMQVGADEVVLRPSLCPHHALIYRSRSHSYRELPLRIAELGGMYRAELSGVLGGLTRVRAIQLNDAHIFCTLEQAVEEARDALALIARAYADLGIEAVRHRLSLPGEGGKYVADPELWQRATSLLKEVLAEAGVEYEEAAGEAAFYGPKIDVQIADPAGRESTLSTVQIDFHQPARFDLHYIGADGAKHRPVMVHRSIIGSVERAVAHLLEAHAGAFPAWLAPVQLVVLPVAVEQEERAAAVVREARELGLRAELAGPAEGTLGARIRAARLVPYQAVIGDREAGAGLAAVRLRDGRRPGALPVPELLSRIAARVAARGTVLWD; encoded by the coding sequence ATGAACGACCTGCACCAGCTGCCCGACCACCGCCGCCTCGGCCGCGAACTCGACCTGTTCGACACCGACCCGCTGATGGGCGCCGGACTGCCGTACTGGCTGCCCGACGGCGCGGTCGTCCGGCACACCCTGGAGGAGTACATCCGCGAGGCCGAACGCCGGGCCGGGTACCGGCATGTGTACTCGCCCGCGCTCGGCAAACGCGACCTGTACGAGATCTCCGGGCACTGGGACCACTACCGCGACGACATGTACCCGCCCATGCAGGTCGGTGCGGACGAGGTCGTGCTGCGCCCCAGCCTCTGCCCCCACCACGCCCTGATCTACCGCTCCCGCTCCCACAGCTACCGCGAACTGCCCCTGCGCATCGCCGAGTTGGGCGGCATGTACCGTGCGGAACTCTCTGGTGTCCTCGGCGGGCTGACCCGCGTCCGGGCCATCCAGCTCAACGACGCCCATATCTTCTGCACCCTGGAGCAGGCGGTGGAGGAGGCCCGCGACGCGCTGGCGCTCATCGCCCGCGCCTACGCCGACCTCGGCATCGAGGCCGTACGGCACCGGCTGTCACTGCCCGGCGAGGGCGGCAAGTACGTCGCCGACCCCGAGCTGTGGCAGCGGGCCACCTCGCTGCTGAAGGAGGTCCTCGCCGAGGCCGGGGTGGAGTACGAGGAGGCGGCGGGCGAGGCCGCCTTCTACGGCCCGAAGATCGACGTGCAGATCGCCGACCCGGCCGGCCGCGAGTCCACCCTGTCCACCGTGCAGATCGACTTCCACCAGCCGGCCCGCTTCGACCTGCACTACATCGGCGCGGACGGCGCGAAACACCGCCCGGTGATGGTGCACCGCAGCATCATCGGCAGCGTCGAACGGGCCGTCGCCCATCTCCTGGAGGCGCACGCCGGAGCGTTTCCGGCCTGGCTGGCCCCCGTCCAGCTGGTGGTGCTGCCGGTCGCCGTGGAGCAGGAGGAGCGGGCGGCCGCGGTCGTACGGGAGGCCCGGGAGCTGGGCCTGCGCGCCGAACTCGCGGGGCCCGCCGAGGGCACCCTCGGCGCCCGGATCCGGGCCGCGCGCCTGGTGCCGTACCAGGCGGTGATCGGCGACCGGGAGGCCGGCGCGGGCCTGGCCGCCGTACGGCTGCGGGACGGCCGCCGGCCCGGCGCGCTGCCGGTGCCCGAGCTGCTGTCCCGGATCGCCGCGCGGGTGGCGGCGCGCGGCACCGTGCTGTGGGACTGA
- a CDS encoding nucleoside hydrolase, with protein MTGQPIPVIIDCDTGVDDALALLLAVRHPGLDLRAVTCVAGNTDVDGVVRNTLTVLEQAGAPDIPVGRGAERPLLEPARPAEHVHGSDGMGDLGLPAPKRTASELDAVALLRREILASPRPVTLIPTAPLTNIALLLRTHPEVTRNIERIVFMGGAVGTGNATPVAEFNVWHDPEAAAILLTAGVPITMYGLDVFMRVVVDAPDVHRLRQSSDPGTRLAGELLAHRPTAVGEEPEAEEAGGLGDAGAVCAVADPQGITSRLLPVEVALAPGPGRGQTIVDRRPRLGESEIHEGRREQALVDVALEVDVDRYVKLYLETVER; from the coding sequence GTGACCGGTCAGCCCATCCCCGTGATCATCGACTGCGACACCGGCGTCGACGACGCCCTCGCCCTGCTCCTCGCCGTACGCCACCCCGGCCTCGATCTGCGGGCGGTGACCTGCGTGGCCGGGAACACGGACGTCGACGGCGTGGTCCGCAACACCCTGACCGTGCTGGAGCAGGCGGGCGCCCCGGACATCCCGGTGGGCCGGGGCGCCGAACGCCCGCTGCTCGAACCGGCCCGCCCGGCCGAGCATGTGCACGGCTCCGACGGCATGGGCGACCTGGGCCTGCCCGCCCCGAAGCGGACCGCTTCCGAGCTGGACGCCGTCGCCCTGCTGCGCCGCGAGATCCTCGCCTCCCCGCGCCCGGTCACCCTGATCCCCACCGCACCCCTGACGAACATCGCCCTGCTGCTGCGCACCCACCCGGAGGTGACCCGCAACATCGAGCGGATCGTCTTCATGGGCGGCGCGGTCGGGACCGGCAACGCCACGCCGGTCGCCGAGTTCAACGTCTGGCACGACCCGGAGGCGGCGGCGATCCTGCTCACGGCCGGGGTGCCGATCACGATGTACGGCCTCGACGTCTTCATGCGGGTCGTCGTGGACGCCCCCGACGTCCATCGGCTGCGCCAGAGCAGCGACCCCGGCACCCGCCTGGCCGGCGAGCTCCTCGCGCACCGGCCGACCGCGGTGGGCGAGGAGCCGGAGGCGGAGGAGGCGGGCGGTCTCGGGGACGCCGGCGCGGTGTGCGCGGTCGCCGACCCGCAGGGCATCACCTCGCGCCTGCTCCCGGTCGAGGTCGCCCTCGCCCCCGGCCCCGGCCGGGGCCAGACGATCGTCGACCGCCGCCCGCGCCTGGGCGAGTCCGAGATCCACGAGGGCCGGCGCGAACAGGCCCTGGTGGACGTGGCGTTGGAGGTCGACGTGGACCGCTACGTGAAGCTGTACCTGGAGACGGTGGAGCGGTAG
- a CDS encoding glycoside hydrolase family 13 protein encodes MADRSPDVSSRNPDWWRQAVIYQVYPRSFADADGDGLGDLRGITRRLNHLATLGVDALWLSPFYPSELADGGYDVADHRDVDPRLGTLDDFDALVGEAHRLGLKVVVDIVPNHTSHQHPWFQEALRSAPGSAARDRYVFRPGRGPHGELPPTDWQSVFGGSAWERIPDGEWYLHLFAPEQPDLDWGNDDVRADFRTTLRFWSDRGVDGFRVDVAHGLAKDLAEPLRDIGGLGATGEAALPLVPPGSHPYWDRDEVHEIYRDWRKVLDAYRPARSAVAEAWVPGARRARYARPDELGQAFNFEYLEAPWDAAELRRVITEELATARAAGASATWVLSNHDVVRHASRLMLPPGTDPGAWLLSGGTAPAVDTGAGLRRARAATLLMLALPGSSYLYQGEELGLPEVADLPTEALQDPIWEQTGHARKGRDGCRVPLPWTTSGPSYGFGPCAGWLPQPPSFASYAVRAQTGTDGSTLELYRTALRLRRKLLEGEDLTWAADSPAAVLDFTRSPSWRCVTNLGDAPVPLPPAEVLLASGPLEGRGILPPDTTVWLA; translated from the coding sequence ATGGCAGACCGCTCCCCGGACGTCTCCTCCAGGAACCCCGACTGGTGGCGCCAGGCCGTCATCTACCAGGTCTACCCCCGCAGCTTCGCCGACGCCGACGGCGACGGACTCGGCGATCTGCGCGGCATCACCCGGCGCCTGAACCATCTCGCCACCCTCGGCGTCGACGCCCTGTGGCTGAGCCCCTTCTACCCCTCCGAACTGGCCGACGGCGGCTACGACGTCGCCGACCACCGGGACGTCGACCCCCGCCTCGGCACCCTGGACGACTTCGACGCCCTGGTCGGCGAGGCCCACCGGCTCGGTCTGAAGGTCGTCGTCGACATCGTCCCGAACCACACCTCGCACCAGCACCCCTGGTTCCAGGAGGCCCTGCGCTCCGCCCCCGGCTCCGCCGCCCGCGACCGCTACGTCTTCCGCCCCGGCCGGGGCCCGCACGGCGAACTCCCGCCCACCGACTGGCAGTCCGTCTTCGGCGGCAGCGCGTGGGAGCGGATCCCGGACGGTGAGTGGTACCTGCACCTCTTCGCCCCCGAACAACCCGACCTCGACTGGGGCAACGACGACGTCCGCGCCGACTTCCGCACCACCCTGCGCTTCTGGTCCGACCGGGGCGTCGACGGCTTCCGCGTCGACGTCGCCCACGGCCTCGCCAAGGATCTCGCCGAGCCGCTGCGGGACATCGGCGGCCTGGGCGCCACCGGCGAGGCGGCCCTGCCCCTCGTCCCGCCGGGCAGCCACCCCTACTGGGACCGCGACGAGGTGCACGAGATCTACCGCGACTGGCGCAAGGTCCTCGACGCCTACCGCCCGGCCCGCAGCGCCGTCGCCGAGGCCTGGGTCCCGGGCGCCCGCCGGGCCCGGTACGCCCGCCCCGACGAACTCGGCCAGGCCTTCAACTTCGAGTATCTGGAGGCTCCTTGGGACGCGGCGGAACTGCGCCGGGTGATCACCGAGGAGCTGGCCACCGCCCGGGCCGCCGGTGCCTCCGCCACCTGGGTCCTCTCCAACCACGACGTCGTCCGCCACGCCTCCCGTCTGATGCTCCCGCCCGGCACCGACCCGGGAGCCTGGCTGCTGTCCGGCGGCACCGCACCCGCCGTCGACACCGGGGCCGGGCTGCGCCGGGCCCGCGCGGCGACCCTGCTGATGCTGGCGCTGCCCGGATCGTCGTACCTCTACCAGGGCGAGGAACTCGGCCTCCCCGAGGTCGCCGACCTGCCCACCGAGGCCCTTCAGGACCCGATCTGGGAGCAGACCGGCCATGCCCGCAAGGGCCGGGACGGCTGCCGGGTGCCGCTGCCGTGGACGACGAGCGGGCCCTCCTACGGCTTCGGCCCGTGCGCCGGCTGGCTGCCGCAGCCCCCGTCCTTCGCGTCGTACGCCGTCCGGGCGCAGACCGGGACGGACGGCTCGACCCTGGAGCTGTACCGCACGGCCCTGCGCCTGCGCCGCAAGCTCCTGGAGGGAGAGGATCTGACGTGGGCCGCCGACAGCCCCGCAGCCGTCCTGGACTTCACCCGCTCCCCGAGCTGGCGCTGCGTCACCAACCTCGGGGACGCGCCGGTGCCGCTGCCACCGGCGGAGGTACTGCTGGCCAGTGGGCCACTGGAGGGGAGGGGGATCCTCCCGCCGGACACCACGGTCTGGCTGGCGTGA
- a CDS encoding DUF397 domain-containing protein: protein MDTSKQLKAATWRKSSYSGTSGGECVEVADLPALVAVRDSKNPGHGILALTPAAWADFLTHAVK, encoded by the coding sequence ATGGACACCAGCAAGCAGCTGAAGGCCGCGACGTGGCGTAAGTCCAGCTACAGCGGCACCAGCGGCGGCGAATGTGTTGAGGTCGCCGACCTCCCCGCCCTCGTCGCCGTCCGTGACTCCAAGAACCCCGGCCACGGCATCCTTGCCCTCACGCCCGCCGCCTGGGCCGACTTCCTCACGCATGCCGTGAAGTGA
- a CDS encoding Scr1 family TA system antitoxin-like transcriptional regulator, which yields MVNIRALDPAASPLDYFGAELRRKREAAGLTLKELGAVVFCTGSLIGQVETAAKVPTREFAERVDAALLTDGFFSRLVGLVLRSQLPSWFQPFAEMEATATYISTYQCQLVYGLLQTEAYAAALLCVDHPDRVDEMVAARLERQRVLERENPPALWVVLDESVLHQMVGDRDVMREQLARLLTFRDKPWVHIQVLPYSVGAHTGMMGSFTLLRFDDHPDLFYCESYDQGHMTANPQAIRERSVGYARLQAAALSPEDSADLIARVMEERYGHQQAAEGRDVA from the coding sequence ATGGTGAACATCCGGGCCCTCGACCCTGCTGCTTCCCCGTTGGACTACTTCGGAGCAGAGCTGCGGAGAAAGCGCGAGGCGGCGGGGCTGACCCTGAAGGAGCTGGGCGCGGTCGTCTTCTGCACGGGCTCGCTGATCGGCCAGGTCGAGACCGCGGCGAAGGTGCCGACACGGGAGTTCGCCGAGCGGGTGGACGCGGCGCTGCTGACGGACGGGTTCTTCTCGCGGCTGGTGGGGCTGGTACTGCGGAGCCAGCTGCCGAGCTGGTTCCAGCCGTTCGCGGAGATGGAGGCTACGGCGACGTACATCTCCACGTATCAGTGCCAGCTGGTGTACGGGCTTCTGCAGACGGAGGCGTACGCGGCGGCGCTGTTGTGCGTGGACCACCCGGACAGGGTCGACGAGATGGTTGCCGCCCGCCTGGAACGGCAGCGTGTCCTGGAGCGAGAGAACCCGCCCGCGCTATGGGTGGTCCTGGACGAGTCGGTGCTGCACCAGATGGTGGGCGACCGGGACGTGATGCGCGAGCAACTCGCCCGCCTGTTGACCTTCCGGGACAAGCCGTGGGTGCACATCCAGGTGCTGCCTTACTCCGTGGGCGCGCACACCGGGATGATGGGCTCGTTCACACTGCTGCGCTTCGACGACCACCCCGACCTCTTCTACTGTGAGAGCTACGACCAGGGGCACATGACGGCCAACCCACAGGCAATCAGGGAGCGTTCGGTCGGTTACGCTCGCTTGCAGGCTGCCGCCCTCTCTCCGGAGGACTCAGCGGACCTGATCGCCCGTGTGATGGAGGAACGCTATGGACACCAGCAAGCAGCTGAAGGCCGCGACGTGGCGTAA
- a CDS encoding helix-turn-helix transcriptional regulator codes for MRERDDPAVVGRRVQKLRTQRGLTQRQLAEPAYTPAYISTLEAGRVRASDEALRHIAGRLGVAFEELAVGRPAHLATDLRFRLTEAQRVLADGRAEEAAVQYAELLAEAEPHGLDHLQTGALLGLGECALETGELARAREFFERAEGCLADESLPTRVPAVRGRAVSHYLAGELRYAVYLLESTLDELNRGGLHDPDALLLLYASVIGPYMDMGAHARAAQAAEFALALAPQAGDPALIARMHRSVARTLIAEGRVAEADASLAKAAELYRQLRLRTELANCHWMRGYVYAQNGELERAESELRQAYAMLSETRAALYRSQAAVELADVLHRRGKSQEAAVLLEGVLGDFSSERGAVHAAAAHRLLGIIAEDTRDTEAAEEHYVRALSLLERAGAAGDLADLCRLLGDLLRRTGRIDAALDAYRTGLGHRTMPGTTTLGPAPAQPPL; via the coding sequence ATGCGTGAGCGGGACGATCCGGCTGTCGTCGGGCGGCGTGTGCAGAAGTTGCGTACCCAACGTGGGCTGACGCAACGACAGTTGGCGGAGCCCGCCTACACACCCGCGTACATCTCTACCCTGGAGGCGGGCCGGGTGCGGGCCTCCGACGAGGCGTTGCGGCACATCGCCGGCCGGCTCGGCGTGGCCTTCGAGGAACTGGCCGTCGGCCGGCCCGCCCACCTCGCCACCGATCTCCGGTTCCGGCTCACCGAGGCCCAGCGGGTGCTCGCCGACGGCAGGGCCGAGGAGGCCGCCGTCCAGTACGCGGAGCTGCTCGCCGAGGCCGAGCCCCACGGGCTCGACCACCTGCAGACCGGCGCCCTCCTGGGGCTCGGCGAGTGCGCCCTGGAGACCGGGGAGCTGGCTCGGGCGCGGGAGTTCTTCGAGCGGGCCGAGGGCTGCCTCGCGGACGAGTCCCTTCCGACGCGCGTACCGGCCGTCCGCGGCCGCGCCGTCTCGCACTACCTCGCCGGGGAACTCCGCTACGCCGTCTACCTCCTCGAATCCACCCTCGACGAACTGAACCGCGGCGGGCTGCACGACCCCGACGCCCTGCTCCTGCTCTACGCCAGCGTCATCGGCCCGTACATGGACATGGGCGCCCACGCCCGCGCCGCCCAGGCCGCCGAGTTCGCCCTCGCGCTCGCGCCGCAGGCCGGCGACCCGGCGCTGATCGCCCGGATGCACCGCTCGGTGGCCCGCACCCTGATCGCCGAGGGCCGGGTCGCCGAGGCCGACGCCTCCCTCGCCAAGGCGGCCGAGCTCTACCGTCAGCTGCGGCTGCGCACCGAGCTGGCCAACTGTCACTGGATGCGGGGCTATGTGTATGCCCAGAACGGCGAGCTGGAGCGTGCGGAGAGTGAGCTGAGGCAGGCGTACGCCATGCTCTCCGAGACCCGGGCCGCCCTCTACCGCAGCCAGGCCGCCGTGGAACTCGCCGACGTGCTGCACCGCCGGGGGAAGTCGCAGGAGGCCGCCGTACTGCTGGAGGGCGTCCTCGGCGACTTCTCCTCCGAGCGCGGCGCGGTGCACGCCGCCGCGGCCCACCGCCTGCTCGGCATCATCGCCGAGGACACCCGGGACACCGAGGCCGCCGAGGAGCACTACGTCCGCGCGCTCAGCCTGCTGGAACGCGCGGGCGCCGCCGGCGACCTGGCCGACCTGTGCCGCCTCCTCGGCGACCTGCTGCGCCGCACGGGCCGGATCGACGCGGCCCTGGACGCCTACCGCACCGGCCTCGGCCATCGCACGATGCCGGGCACCACCACCCTGGGCCCGGCCCCGGCCCAGCCCCCGCTGTGA
- a CDS encoding amidohydrolase, with amino-acid sequence MISPAARTALDLTADLPVPSLEDLYRDLHRHPELSLREHRTAGTLAGRLKEAGFETAEGVGGTGVVGRLSNGDGPTVLLRADMDALPVREETGLPYASQVDGVMHACGHDLHVTWLTGAAAALAAGRETWRGTLLVVGQPAEETGQGAARMVADGLYERFGRPDVLLGQHATPGLAGLYPHAPGLIMSASTDVDIVVHGRGGHGSRPEATVDPVVTAAYLVTRLQTVVSRELAAGESAVLTVGRVEAGTRHNIIPSEARISLNLRSQSEQVRQRMLAAIRRIAHGECLAAGCPREPEVTVGNTFPMTVNDAATDAAVAAVHREVFGADTVFDPGPAMGSEDFPELALGSIPYAYWFVTTTPPQVWDQAPGDTVPEKFAAVPSNHSPHFAPDLSTVAPGIRTLVSGALAVLPTA; translated from the coding sequence GTGATTTCCCCTGCCGCCCGCACCGCGCTGGACCTCACCGCCGACCTCCCGGTCCCGTCCCTGGAGGACCTCTACCGCGACCTGCACCGCCATCCCGAGCTGTCCCTGCGCGAGCACCGCACCGCCGGAACGCTGGCCGGCCGGCTGAAGGAGGCCGGCTTCGAGACCGCCGAGGGCGTCGGCGGCACCGGTGTCGTGGGCCGACTGTCCAACGGCGACGGGCCGACCGTGCTGCTGCGCGCCGACATGGACGCGCTGCCGGTGCGGGAGGAGACCGGATTGCCGTACGCCTCGCAGGTGGACGGGGTGATGCACGCCTGCGGGCACGATCTGCACGTCACCTGGCTGACCGGCGCCGCCGCAGCGCTGGCCGCCGGGCGGGAGACCTGGCGGGGCACCCTGCTGGTGGTGGGCCAGCCGGCCGAGGAGACCGGGCAGGGCGCGGCGCGCATGGTCGCGGACGGACTGTACGAGCGCTTCGGCCGCCCGGACGTCCTGCTCGGGCAGCACGCGACGCCCGGCCTGGCCGGTCTGTACCCGCACGCGCCGGGTCTGATCATGTCGGCGTCGACGGACGTCGACATCGTGGTGCACGGCCGCGGTGGGCACGGCTCACGGCCGGAGGCGACCGTGGACCCGGTGGTGACCGCCGCCTACCTGGTCACCCGGCTGCAGACGGTGGTGTCGCGGGAGCTGGCGGCCGGTGAGTCCGCGGTGCTGACCGTGGGCCGCGTCGAGGCCGGCACCCGGCACAACATCATCCCGTCCGAGGCGCGCATCTCGCTGAACCTGCGCAGCCAGTCCGAGCAGGTACGGCAGCGGATGCTGGCCGCGATCCGGCGCATCGCGCACGGCGAGTGCCTGGCCGCCGGCTGCCCGCGCGAGCCGGAGGTGACCGTCGGCAACACCTTCCCCATGACCGTGAACGACGCCGCCACCGACGCCGCGGTGGCCGCCGTGCACCGGGAGGTCTTCGGCGCGGACACGGTGTTCGACCCGGGCCCGGCGATGGGCAGCGAGGACTTCCCCGAGCTGGCGCTCGGCTCCATCCCGTACGCGTACTGGTTCGTGACGACCACCCCGCCGCAGGTGTGGGACCAGGCCCCCGGGGACACCGTGCCGGAGAAGTTCGCGGCCGTCCCCAGCAACCACAGCCCGCACTTCGCCCCCGACCTCTCCACCGTCGCCCCGGGCATCCGCACCCTCGTCTCCGGCGCACTGGCCGTACTGCCGACGGCGTGA